In one window of Solanum pennellii chromosome 2, SPENNV200 DNA:
- the LOC107011494 gene encoding uncharacterized protein LOC107011494, producing the protein MDLVYSPMAKCISAPFPSFTHRPLALFSRVSISPKYANARRLWKMCSASSSDTLVDNGPVKEGRKSLEVASKKEDEYGDLKSWMHENGLPPCKVVIKDRPSHDAKHLPIHYVAASEDLQAGDIAFAVPNSLVVTLERVLGNETIAELLTTNKLSELACLALYLMYEKKQGKKSFWYPYIRELDRQRARGQLAVESPLLWSDAELDYLTGSPTKADVLERAEGIKREYNELDTVWFMAGSLFQQYPYDIPTEAFPFEIFKQAFVAVQSCVVHLQKVSLARRFALVPLGPPLLSYCSNCKAMLAAVDGAVQLVVDRSYSAGDPIVVWCGPQPNSKLLINYGFVDEENSYDRLMVEAALNTEDPQYQDKRLAAQRNGKLSVQAFQVCVGKEREAVLEMLPYLRLGYVSDPSEMETVLSSQGPICPMSPCVERAVLDQLSDYFKARLAGYPTTLSEDESLLADADLDPKKRVATQLVRLEKKILNACLETTVNFINQLPDHSVSPCPAPFAPTLK; encoded by the exons ATGGACTTGGTTTATTCACCAATGGCTAAATGCATTTCAGCTCCGTTTCCTTCTTTCACTCATCGGCCACTCGCACTGTTTTCTAGGGTTTCTATTTCCCCCAAATATGCAAATGCTCGTCGTTTGTGGAAGATGTGTTCTGCTTCCAGCTCAGATACACTTGTTGATAATGGTCCGGTTAAGGAAGGGCGTAAATCTCTTGAAGTTGCTAGTAAGAAAGAGGATGAGTATGGGGACTTGAAATCATGGATGCACGAAAATGGATTGCCTCCTTGTAAAGTTGTTATTAAGGATAGGCCTTCGCATGATGCTAAACATCTGCCTATTCACTACGTTGCTGCCAGTGAGGATCTTCAG GCTGGTGATATTGCTTTTGCTGTTCCGAATTCTTTGGTGGTAACGCTTGAGAGAGTTCTGGGAAATGAGACCATTG CGGAACTCTTGACAACAAACAAATTGTCTGAACTAGCCTGCTTAGCGCTTTATCTCATGTATGAGAAGAAACAAGGAAAGAAATCGTTTTGGTACCCTTATATAAGAGAACTTGATCGCCAGCGGGCAAGGGGTCAGCTAGCTGTGGAATCCCCTCTTCTGTGGTCAGATGCTGAACTTGATTATCTGACAGGGAGTCCTACTAAG GCTGATGTTCTGGAGAGGGCTGAAGGAATCAAGAGAGAGTACAATGAGCTTGATACAGTCTGGTTTATGGCTGGATCGCTGTTTCAG CAATACCCATATGATATACCCACTGAAGCATTTCCTTTTGAGATCTTCAAGCAAGCTTTTGTTGCGGTACAATCATGTGTTGTACATTTGCAG AAAGTTAGTCTTGCACGGAGGTTTGCACTAGTCCCATTGGGGCCACCATTATTATCCTATTGTAGCAACTGCAAAGCAATGCTAGCTGCAGTTGATGGTGCAGTGCAACTGGTCGTTGATCGCTCTTATAGCGCAGGAGATCCAATTGTCGTGTG GTGTGGACCACAACCTAATTCAAAATTACTCATTAACTATGGGTttgttgatgaagaaaattCATACGACCGTCTAATGGTGGAG GCAGCATTAAATACAGAGGATCCTCAATACCAAGACAAGAGACTGGCTGCTCAAAGGAATGGTAAACTATCAGTGCAAGCTTTCCAG GTATGTGTGGGAAAAGAAAGAGAGGCTGTGTTGGAGATGCTTCCCTATTTGAGATTGGGATATGTTTCAGATCCTTCGGAAATGGAAACTGTCTTATCATCTCAAGGTCCAATATGTCCG ATGAGTCCTTGTGTGGAAAGAGCAGTTCTTGACCAGCTAAGTGACTATTTTAAGGCAAGACTGGCTGGTTATCCGACCACTCTAAGTGAAGATGAAAGTTTG TTGGCTGACGCTGATCTGGATCCAAAAAAACGAGTTGCCACACAGCTTGTCAGGTTGGAAAAGAAAATTCTAAATGCTTGCCTGGAAACTACGGTGAACTTCATTAATCAATTACCTGATCACTCTGTATCTCCGTGTCCGGCTCCTTTTGCTCCAACACTGAAATGA